A single genomic interval of Nostoc commune NIES-4072 harbors:
- a CDS encoding asparaginase gives MTMGKRTQATALEVRLLREGIIESRHIVQAVVCDERGRVLTVAGNSETAAFIRSALKPFQALAVTTTGTLERYDLSDRDLAIITSSHKGRIDQVRQVFNILWRADLDPTMLQCPIPEGKHSPLEYNCSGKHAGMLAVCQQRRWPLNNYLDRKHPVQQLILGKVAELLRMPAEEFISAHDDCGAPTYLMQLGHMASLYALLASSTNLDMERIVRAMTHHPAMVAGDGEFDTELMRLTPGELVSKTGAEGVQCIGRLGEGLGLAIKVMDGAKRAKYAVAIHLLQQMGWISPSAAESLCEKFVTLGKYKRLEVIGELSFL, from the coding sequence ATGACAATGGGAAAACGAACTCAAGCCACAGCACTGGAAGTCCGGTTGCTGCGGGAAGGTATTATTGAATCCAGGCATATAGTCCAAGCTGTTGTATGCGACGAACGAGGACGGGTTCTAACCGTTGCCGGGAATTCTGAAACTGCTGCATTTATCCGTTCAGCGCTCAAACCATTTCAGGCACTCGCAGTCACCACCACAGGTACACTGGAACGCTATGACCTCAGCGATCGTGACTTAGCAATTATCACAAGTTCCCATAAAGGAAGAATAGATCAAGTCCGACAGGTATTTAACATTCTTTGGCGGGCTGATCTTGACCCAACTATGCTCCAGTGTCCAATTCCTGAAGGTAAGCACAGTCCTCTGGAATACAATTGCTCTGGTAAACATGCGGGAATGTTAGCTGTTTGTCAGCAACGTCGTTGGCCCTTGAATAACTACTTAGATCGCAAGCACCCAGTACAGCAGTTGATTTTAGGCAAAGTAGCAGAATTGCTGCGAATGCCAGCTGAAGAATTTATCAGCGCTCATGATGACTGTGGCGCACCAACTTATCTGATGCAACTCGGTCACATGGCATCTTTATATGCATTGTTAGCCTCTAGTACCAATCTGGATATGGAGCGCATTGTCCGTGCGATGACTCATCACCCCGCTATGGTTGCTGGAGATGGAGAATTTGATACGGAACTAATGCGCTTAACTCCAGGGGAATTGGTCAGTAAAACTGGTGCAGAAGGAGTGCAGTGCATTGGTAGACTCGGCGAAGGCTTGGGATTGGCGATTAAAGTTATGGATGGGGCAAAACGAGCAAAATACGCCGTGGCTATTCACTTACTCCAGCAAATGGGTTGGATTAGTCCCAGTGCCGCCGAAAGCCTCTGTGAAAAGTTTGTCACCTTAGGAAAATACAAACGTTTAGAAGTAATTGGAGAATTATCATTTTTGTAG